A single window of Rubripirellula lacrimiformis DNA harbors:
- a CDS encoding acyl carrier protein, with translation MTPAEIRDEILDILEDISPDDDLENLDDEKAFRDQLELDSMDFLDIVMELRKRHRVQIPEEDYGHLASMHSTVTYLEPKMKDIVKS, from the coding sequence ATGACGCCTGCTGAAATTAGAGACGAAATTCTAGATATCCTCGAGGATATTTCGCCTGACGACGACCTCGAAAATCTTGATGACGAAAAGGCGTTTCGCGACCAGCTTGAACTCGACAGCATGGATTTTCTGGACATCGTGATGGAACTGCGCAAGCGCCATCGCGTTCAGATTCCTGAGGAAGACTACGGCCACTTGGCCAGCATGCATTCGACGGTGACCTATCTGGAACCGAAGATGAAAGACATCGTGAAGTCCTAG
- a CDS encoding beta-ketoacyl-[acyl-carrier-protein] synthase family protein: protein MIAPSRASELPDNQRIVITGIGLTAPNGNDWQTYREALLEGRSGVSPYEIRYFGKTLAGICDFDAKRYQSKKDIRRGTRAGSVGVYTANEAVKHSGLDWENVDKSRVGIYVGVTEHGNVETENEIHIIKGFDYDTSCWSHHHNPRTVANNPAGEIALNMGITGPHYTIGAACAAGNAGLIQGAQMLRLDECDVAIAGGTSESIHTFGIFASFNSQNALATNEDPTKASRPFDMNRNGIVVAEGGCLYTLERFSDAKARGATIIGELVGYAMNTDATDFVLPNPERQTQCVEMALKRAGLQADQIDIVSTHATGTNSGDTQECLALRNVFGKCTNTRINNTKSYIGHAMGAAGSLELAGNLSSFQDRVVHPTINVDQLDPSCELPGLVLNESQEVAKVDYILNNSFGMLGINSVVIIGRV, encoded by the coding sequence GTGATCGCACCTAGCCGCGCCTCTGAACTTCCCGACAACCAGCGGATCGTCATTACCGGGATCGGTTTGACGGCTCCGAATGGCAACGATTGGCAGACTTATCGTGAAGCCCTCTTGGAAGGCCGCAGCGGTGTCAGCCCTTACGAAATTCGCTACTTCGGCAAAACATTGGCCGGGATTTGCGATTTCGATGCCAAGCGATATCAGTCGAAAAAAGACATTCGCCGCGGGACTCGGGCCGGCAGCGTCGGTGTTTACACCGCCAACGAAGCGGTCAAGCATTCCGGATTGGACTGGGAAAACGTGGACAAGTCACGCGTCGGCATTTATGTCGGTGTGACGGAGCACGGGAACGTCGAAACCGAGAACGAAATCCACATCATCAAAGGGTTTGACTACGACACCAGTTGTTGGTCACACCACCACAACCCGCGAACGGTCGCCAACAATCCAGCGGGCGAAATCGCATTGAACATGGGGATCACCGGCCCGCACTACACCATCGGCGCCGCCTGTGCCGCTGGCAATGCAGGGCTGATCCAAGGTGCCCAGATGCTGCGGTTGGACGAATGTGATGTGGCGATCGCCGGTGGGACCAGCGAAAGCATCCACACGTTCGGGATCTTTGCCAGTTTCAACAGCCAGAACGCGCTGGCGACCAACGAAGACCCGACCAAGGCGTCACGCCCCTTCGATATGAATCGAAACGGCATCGTGGTTGCTGAAGGCGGTTGTCTGTACACGTTGGAACGCTTCAGCGACGCCAAAGCACGCGGTGCGACGATCATCGGCGAACTGGTCGGCTATGCGATGAACACCGACGCCACCGATTTCGTGCTGCCCAACCCGGAACGCCAGACGCAGTGCGTCGAAATGGCGCTGAAAAGAGCCGGTTTGCAGGCTGATCAGATCGACATCGTCAGTACCCACGCCACAGGCACCAACAGTGGCGATACGCAGGAGTGTCTAGCACTGCGGAATGTATTTGGCAAATGTACGAACACCCGAATCAATAACACCAAAAGCTATATCGGGCATGCGATGGGGGCGGCGGGTTCACTTGAATTGGCCGGTAACCTATCGTCTTTCCAAGATCGAGTGGTTCACCCGACGATCAATGTCGACCAGCTCGACCCCTCCTGTGAACTGCCCGGTTTAGTGCTAAACGAATCTCAGGAGGTCGCCAAGGTTGACTACATCCTGAATAATTCGTTTGGCATGTTGGGAATCAACTCGGTCGTGATCATCGGACGCGTTTAA